TTTCTTTGAACACACGATTGCGCGGCTTGTCGGATGGTCCGTTATTATAGCGTCAATCTTTTTGTTTTGCAGGTCAATAAACGCACTAGCGATATCGTCGTAGCTAACAACCTCCGCGGAGACGACTTTCTTTGATTCCATCTCGCCTGTAGTACCAAGCTGAACCCCGATTTTTTTGCCGGCTAATTCATTAAGTACTGTTACCATACTATCTTCACGTACAGTGATTGACTGCCCAGCGTTATAATACGGTAGAGTAAACGCCACCTGTTTTCCCCGTTCTTCCGTAATAGTCATAGCTGAGATAAGCATATCAAACTTTTTTTCCTGCAAAGCAGGAATAATACCGTCAAACGCTATAGTCATAAATTCAGCAGTGACGCCCATCCTGCGCGCAATCTCCGTTACTAAATCAATATCAAACCCCACAAACTTACCGGTTATAACATCCTTGGTCTCAAACGGCGGATAAGTAGCGTCTGTCCCGACAACTATTTTCCCTGATTGCCTGATTTTCTCAAGTGTAGGTTCCTGTTTGTTAAAACACCCTGTTGTCATCAACATCAACACAGCAACAATTAAATACCATTTTTTACGCATTTTTGTACCTTTTCAACATAATTTCTGCCCACCTTATTTTATTTACAACACCAGGCGCTTTTTTCTCAAGCAACTCCAGTGCTTTTTCCGCATTTTGGCGTACAAGTTTACTTTCATCGTCAAGCATATTAATTATGGTTTCAGTATACGTGGTTTCGTTGATAGATTGCAGAACATATGCCGCGCATGCACGTACCCATTCTTCTGAGTCAGCCGCTAACTTGCTGAAACATTTTACTAAATCAATACTTTCCTGGGCAAACAATACATTCGATAAGTTATACAGTGTTGAAATCTCAGTCTCTTCGAGTATAGGCAGTGTGTACTGCGAAATATACTGTTCCCCGGTTTCTTCCAGAAATTCGAGTACATACGCTCTTCTGCGTGTATCAGAATCGCGCCAACGCAAAAACTTATCCCCATGATGAAATCCTTCAAGTAACCCAATTATTTTAAATATAAGCTTC
This genomic interval from Elusimicrobiota bacterium contains the following:
- a CDS encoding basic amino acid ABC transporter substrate-binding protein — protein: MRKKWYLIVAVLMLMTTGCFNKQEPTLEKIRQSGKIVVGTDATYPPFETKDVITGKFVGFDIDLVTEIARRMGVTAEFMTIAFDGIIPALQEKKFDMLISAMTITEERGKQVAFTLPYYNAGQSITVREDSMVTVLNELAGKKIGVQLGTTGEMESKKVVSAEVVSYDDIASAFIDLQNKKIDAIITDHPTSRAIVCSKKGLKIVGGKITSEEYGMALRKEDTELLENINKIITELKTTGWLDESKKKWKIED